A genome region from Akkermansiaceae bacterium includes the following:
- a CDS encoding Na/Pi cotransporter family protein, with protein sequence MSPDFKEIAAGVAIFLFGMLSLEEGFKAFTGGVLERILRRTTDKLWKSLSFGVISTTLMQSSSLVSVIAISFISADLISLVAGVGIVFGANLGTTTGAWLVAGFGLKVNIAAYAMPMLVFGIILVFQKGKGLKGCGYILSGLGFLFLGIHHMKEGFEAFKETIDLTAYAVEGYPGVFLFALIGLAATVVMQSSHATLVLTITALAARQITYENALALAIGANIGTTITAIIGSIGSNVNGRRLAGAHLIFNLVTAIVAIGMIHQLTQLVDVVSAWCGIGSENYTLKLAVFHTIFNLLGILLMLPFIKLMVRFLQRIIKPRTRSKAQPRYLHAVSIELPDTAIEAVRRETLHLFDNASEIIAAGLSLNLAEILSDRPIDEIVAKARRPVTFDIDENYNECVKGLYGEIVQFISRAQGAMTPAQSEELFVLRAAGRDIVEAIKDTKHLQKNLSHYMVSENREIRKEYDRIRSSLATVLRKLDAVRQQGGDSAAVLSLDSLKIAMKEYDRDLDFRLNTLIREGLISAPMSISLMNDSGYAYDVTKNLVKMGEAFFSTGEMRLREAERSVSLDSGEIDEIVENSDNPQPDTPQ encoded by the coding sequence ATGAGTCCGGATTTCAAGGAAATCGCGGCTGGGGTGGCGATCTTCCTGTTCGGCATGCTTTCCCTTGAGGAGGGATTCAAGGCGTTCACCGGCGGGGTGCTGGAGCGCATTCTGCGCAGGACGACTGACAAGCTCTGGAAAAGCCTCAGCTTCGGGGTGATTTCGACGACCCTGATGCAGTCCAGCTCGCTGGTGTCGGTGATCGCGATTTCCTTCATCTCCGCAGACCTCATTTCCCTCGTTGCCGGGGTGGGAATCGTCTTCGGTGCGAATCTGGGGACAACGACCGGGGCATGGCTGGTTGCCGGCTTCGGGCTCAAGGTCAATATCGCCGCCTATGCCATGCCGATGCTTGTCTTCGGCATCATCCTGGTTTTCCAGAAAGGCAAGGGACTGAAGGGGTGCGGCTACATCCTTTCGGGGCTCGGGTTCCTGTTCCTTGGGATCCATCACATGAAAGAGGGTTTTGAGGCGTTCAAAGAGACCATCGATCTGACGGCCTACGCCGTGGAAGGTTATCCCGGCGTCTTTCTCTTCGCCTTGATCGGGCTCGCGGCGACCGTCGTCATGCAGTCCAGCCACGCCACCCTGGTCCTTACCATCACGGCCCTGGCAGCGCGGCAGATCACCTATGAGAACGCGCTCGCCTTGGCAATCGGAGCCAACATTGGGACAACCATCACCGCCATCATCGGATCGATCGGTTCCAATGTGAATGGACGGCGCCTCGCCGGAGCCCACCTGATCTTCAACCTGGTCACGGCGATCGTCGCGATCGGGATGATCCACCAACTGACGCAACTGGTCGATGTGGTGAGTGCCTGGTGCGGGATCGGAAGCGAGAATTACACCCTGAAACTGGCGGTCTTCCACACCATCTTCAATCTGCTCGGCATCCTCCTGATGCTCCCCTTCATCAAGCTGATGGTCCGATTTTTGCAGCGGATCATCAAACCCCGCACGCGGTCGAAAGCCCAGCCGCGGTATCTCCATGCGGTGTCCATTGAATTGCCGGACACCGCCATCGAAGCCGTCAGGCGGGAGACCTTGCACCTCTTTGACAATGCCTCCGAGATCATCGCAGCCGGACTCAGCCTGAATCTGGCGGAGATCCTCTCGGATCGGCCGATTGACGAGATTGTTGCAAAGGCACGAAGGCCGGTGACATTCGACATCGACGAAAACTACAACGAATGCGTGAAAGGGCTGTATGGGGAAATCGTGCAATTCATCAGCCGCGCACAGGGGGCAATGACACCCGCGCAATCCGAGGAACTCTTCGTGCTGCGGGCCGCAGGCCGGGACATCGTGGAGGCGATCAAGGACACCAAGCACCTGCAGAAGAACCTTTCCCACTACATGGTGAGCGAGAACAGGGAGATCCGGAAGGAATACGACCGGATCCGGTCAAGCCTGGCCACGGTTCTGCGGAAGCTCGATGCCGTGCGGCAACAAGGGGGTGATTCGGCCGCCGTTCTCTCCCTCGATTCGCTGAAAATTGCCATGAAGGAGTATGACCGTGACCTGGACTTCCGATTGAACACCTTGATCCGGGAAGGTCTCATCAGTGCGCCGATGTCCATTTCCTTGATGAACGACAGCGGATACGCCTACGATGTCACCAAAAACCTCGTCAAGATGGGTGAAGCCTTTTTCTCCACCGGGGAAATGCGCCTCCGTGAAGCGGAGCGCAGCGTCTCGCTGGATAGCGGCGAGATCGACGAGATCGTTGAGAATTCCGACAACCCGCAACCCGATACACCGCAATGA
- a CDS encoding transposase, with protein MDTDENQAAYPQPTSQKEGCGFPHMGIVGPVNPGHGGWEHVETCPQSRPESIAAAALTRHLAEGDLLLGDRAFGSYELICRCRAQKAHVLMRLHQARDRALDWRKGERISPHERLVTWKRPQQPAGTSMSRGEWEALPEKIEVRLIKVSYGNRAKEKGGWFSSRHSPATGNTTASSWQTSTPAAGTSS; from the coding sequence ATGGACACGGATGAAAACCAGGCGGCCTATCCCCAGCCGACGAGCCAGAAGGAGGGATGCGGCTTCCCCCACATGGGCATCGTCGGGCCGGTCAACCCCGGCCACGGCGGCTGGGAGCATGTCGAGACCTGCCCGCAATCGCGCCCTGAGTCCATTGCCGCGGCGGCGCTCACAAGGCACCTTGCGGAAGGCGACCTGCTTCTCGGAGACCGCGCTTTCGGCTCCTACGAACTCATCTGCCGCTGCCGCGCCCAAAAAGCCCACGTGCTCATGCGCCTGCACCAGGCGCGCGACCGCGCCCTGGACTGGAGGAAGGGGGAAAGGATCTCGCCACATGAAAGGCTCGTGACCTGGAAGCGCCCGCAACAACCGGCCGGAACCTCCATGTCCCGCGGGGAGTGGGAAGCGCTGCCGGAAAAGATCGAAGTCCGCCTCATCAAGGTCTCCTACGGGAACCGCGCCAAGGAGAAGGGCGGCTGGTTCTCGTCACGACACTCACCGGCCACCGGAAACACGACGGCATCGAGCTGGCAGACCTCTACGCCCGCCGCTGGGACATCGAGCTGA
- a CDS encoding FAD-dependent oxidoreductase: MKIPRPARNLTSALNERASSAARCIGLPLLLGGLSHAEIIPQPQLAATSPDEPSAYDLVVYGDSSGAVTAAISAKRQGRSVILVNPTGFPGGMSSSGLGATDFLGHRNTFGGIASEFYDNIATAYGAEHIRSFEPHVGKQVFEKMIADSGVTVVYNELLDRTPGKGVKMSGNRIDSITTLSGKTYRGKMFIDATYVGDLMAAAGITYTVGREPESQYGEDMAGVRRGDTKPRLHYTQRDKDHFVKDVDPHIKPGDSGSGLLPHVFKIDGLANGQGDKKIQAYNYRVCLTSDPKLRIPIKKPEGYREMDHELLLRNFEAGDERMPALIEPLAGGRQKVDWNNMHAVGSDLPGANWDYPEASYERRQEIEKEHETYIRGFLWTMANNPRVPEAIRKRTAAYGLSKDEFTDNRGWPWMIYIREARRMVSDYVMTQHDCMGQKTAPDPVALGSFGMDSHCVQHFVTDKGTVQNEGVIWRVPPEPYGISYRSIIPRKGECENLFAPICLGASHVAHGSIRMEPVFMALSESAAVAAGLAIDQGVATHDVPYPALRERLLGAKQILTASQIRVKKPKAKIKEADR; this comes from the coding sequence ATGAAGATCCCCCGCCCTGCCCGAAACCTTACGAGCGCTCTCAATGAACGGGCGTCCTCCGCCGCAAGATGCATCGGTCTGCCGCTCTTGCTGGGCGGGCTTTCCCATGCCGAAATCATTCCCCAACCACAGCTTGCCGCCACCAGTCCCGATGAACCATCGGCTTACGATCTGGTCGTTTACGGCGACTCGTCCGGCGCGGTCACCGCCGCCATCTCGGCCAAGCGACAAGGGCGCTCGGTCATACTCGTGAATCCCACAGGCTTTCCCGGTGGAATGAGTTCGAGCGGCCTCGGCGCAACCGACTTCCTCGGGCACCGCAACACGTTCGGCGGCATCGCTTCGGAGTTCTATGACAACATTGCAACAGCCTACGGGGCCGAGCACATACGCAGCTTCGAGCCGCACGTGGGCAAGCAGGTCTTCGAGAAGATGATCGCCGATTCCGGCGTTACGGTCGTTTACAACGAGCTGCTCGACCGCACGCCGGGCAAGGGCGTGAAGATGAGCGGAAACCGGATCGATTCCATCACCACGCTCAGCGGGAAAACGTATCGCGGCAAGATGTTCATCGATGCGACGTATGTGGGCGACCTGATGGCGGCGGCGGGGATCACCTACACCGTGGGCCGCGAACCGGAGAGCCAATACGGTGAAGACATGGCGGGAGTCCGGCGCGGCGACACCAAGCCGCGCCTTCACTACACGCAGCGCGACAAGGATCATTTCGTCAAGGACGTGGATCCCCACATCAAGCCCGGCGACAGTGGCAGCGGCCTATTGCCGCACGTTTTCAAAATCGACGGTCTGGCCAACGGGCAGGGCGACAAGAAGATCCAAGCTTACAATTATCGCGTCTGCCTCACGAGCGACCCGAAGCTGCGCATTCCGATCAAAAAGCCCGAGGGCTATCGGGAGATGGATCACGAATTGCTGCTGCGGAACTTCGAAGCGGGCGATGAACGGATGCCGGCGCTCATTGAGCCGCTCGCGGGCGGGCGGCAAAAGGTGGACTGGAACAACATGCACGCCGTCGGATCGGATCTACCCGGCGCAAACTGGGATTACCCCGAAGCCAGCTACGAACGCCGCCAAGAGATCGAAAAGGAGCACGAAACCTACATCCGCGGGTTCCTGTGGACGATGGCGAACAACCCGCGCGTGCCCGAGGCCATCCGCAAGAGGACGGCGGCTTACGGTTTGAGCAAAGACGAATTCACCGACAACCGAGGCTGGCCGTGGATGATCTACATCCGCGAGGCGAGACGCATGGTCAGCGACTACGTGATGACGCAGCACGATTGCATGGGCCAGAAGACCGCGCCCGACCCGGTGGCGCTCGGTTCCTTCGGGATGGACTCGCACTGCGTCCAGCATTTCGTCACCGACAAGGGAACGGTGCAGAATGAGGGCGTCATCTGGCGGGTGCCGCCCGAACCGTATGGAATCTCCTATCGCTCCATCATCCCACGCAAAGGCGAGTGCGAAAACCTGTTCGCGCCGATCTGCCTCGGCGCCTCGCACGTCGCGCACGGTTCGATACGTATGGAGCCAGTGTTCATGGCGCTGTCGGAAAGCGCGGCGGTGGCGGCGGGTCTTGCGATCGATCAGGGCGTCGCCACCCATGACGTTCCCTATCCTGCTCTGCGTGAGAGGCTGCTGGGCGCGAAACAGATCCTGACCGCATCACAAATCCGTGTGAAAAAGCCCAAGGCGAAGATCAAGGAAGCGGATCGATGA
- a CDS encoding DNRLRE domain-containing protein yields the protein MKTHPFPSSRLLPTAGLLSILALSPQLGNAATDIPTTPTGDGLYHNELGTAYDFFDSTSASIGVSYYFAGTSDTVNQNTGYLQFALGSLPSGVEYESITLNLHITNNYYHDDSTSAGYVRHRTNSSTANGLASQRLEGDVQVAEIKDVPNGWLSIDVTSEVMNDLTAGYSHAAFSLNYNTAGYFRNSGFTITSADAGSNAPYLRFTPATGPTPEVALENYLVAADVPSDQRGAFDDPDKDGVVNLLEFALGLPPMAHSTLPVAANQSGVLSLTYTRAQQAYVNYSVKASSDLGTGDPWTESGVSQGTPDEAGVTTASIPVSESPRFLRIEASLIP from the coding sequence ATGAAAACCCATCCATTCCCATCATCCCGCCTGCTTCCCACCGCAGGACTCCTCTCCATTCTCGCCCTTTCCCCGCAGCTTGGGAATGCGGCGACGGATATCCCCACAACACCGACAGGCGATGGGCTTTATCACAACGAACTTGGGACCGCCTACGACTTCTTCGACAGCACATCCGCTTCGATCGGTGTGTCCTACTATTTCGCGGGGACGAGTGATACGGTGAATCAGAACACCGGCTACCTTCAGTTCGCGCTCGGGAGCCTGCCGAGTGGGGTCGAATACGAATCGATCACTTTGAACCTTCACATAACGAACAACTATTATCATGACGACAGCACATCGGCCGGCTACGTCAGGCATCGGACGAACTCAAGCACCGCCAACGGCCTCGCTTCGCAGAGACTGGAAGGGGATGTCCAGGTTGCGGAGATCAAGGACGTACCCAACGGCTGGCTGTCGATAGATGTCACCTCCGAGGTCATGAATGACCTGACAGCCGGATATTCCCATGCGGCATTCAGCCTCAATTACAATACCGCAGGATACTTCAGGAATTCCGGCTTCACGATCACCTCTGCGGATGCCGGCAGCAATGCACCCTACCTGAGGTTCACTCCTGCAACGGGACCGACTCCCGAGGTCGCCTTGGAAAATTACCTTGTCGCGGCCGACGTCCCCTCCGATCAGCGCGGGGCGTTTGACGATCCCGACAAGGACGGGGTGGTGAATCTCCTGGAATTCGCCCTCGGACTCCCGCCAATGGCACACAGCACCCTTCCCGTTGCCGCAAATCAGAGCGGAGTCCTCAGCCTTACCTACACCCGCGCGCAGCAGGCATATGTGAACTATTCGGTGAAAGCCTCCTCCGACCTTGGCACAGGCGATCCATGGACGGAAAGCGGGGTCAGCCAGGGGACACCGGATGAAGCCGGGGTGACCACGGCAAGCATCCCCGTTTCGGAATCACCCCGCTTCCTGCGCATCGAAGCCAGCCTGATTCCCTGA
- a CDS encoding ParA family protein — protein sequence MKVIAVANQKGGVGKTTTAMNLSHGLALRGQRVLLMDLDSQANCTSGLGIEAAPMSSIYPVLLGEKDIREQFVTGGRENLTFVPSEMDLAGIEIELARSDDHLTRLRGILQGLKPNDLFEYCILDTPPSLGVLMTAALAAADEILIPLQCEWFGLEGLAKIVGVLDEIRGSGANPDLVLEGIVMTMYDGRTLLSRQVVEEVSNYFPEEIYQNVIPRTIRIGEAPSHGKTIFEHDPTGLGADAYGKLADEFLVRHARVGPLLAAK from the coding sequence GTGAAAGTCATCGCCGTCGCAAACCAGAAGGGAGGGGTTGGAAAAACCACCACCGCCATGAATCTCTCGCACGGACTGGCCCTGCGCGGGCAGAGGGTGCTGCTGATGGATCTCGACTCCCAGGCGAACTGCACCTCCGGCCTGGGCATCGAGGCCGCCCCCATGTCGTCGATCTACCCTGTGCTGTTAGGCGAAAAGGACATCCGCGAGCAGTTCGTCACCGGCGGACGCGAGAACCTGACTTTCGTCCCCTCCGAAATGGATCTCGCCGGCATCGAGATCGAGCTTGCGCGCTCCGACGACCACCTCACCCGTCTGCGCGGCATCCTGCAGGGGCTGAAGCCGAACGACCTTTTCGAATACTGCATCCTAGACACACCGCCCTCGCTCGGCGTGCTGATGACCGCCGCCCTCGCCGCCGCCGATGAGATCCTCATCCCGCTGCAATGCGAGTGGTTCGGCCTTGAGGGCTTGGCGAAAATCGTCGGCGTGCTTGATGAGATCCGCGGTTCCGGGGCGAATCCCGACCTCGTTCTCGAAGGCATCGTGATGACGATGTACGACGGCCGCACCCTGCTTTCCCGGCAGGTCGTCGAGGAGGTCTCGAACTATTTTCCCGAGGAAATCTATCAGAACGTCATCCCGCGCACGATCCGCATCGGCGAGGCCCCCTCACACGGGAAAACCATTTTCGAGCACGACCCCACCGGTCTCGGCGCAGATGCCTACGGAAAACTCGCCGACGAGTTCCTCGTCCGCCACGCAAGGGTCGGCCCGCTGCTTGCGGCGAAGTGA